In one window of Heterodontus francisci isolate sHetFra1 unplaced genomic scaffold, sHetFra1.hap1 HAP1_SCAFFOLD_1082, whole genome shotgun sequence DNA:
- the LOC137366318 gene encoding RNA-binding protein 25-like: protein MEGGAAVEGGLVLSHNPHSISGALPDGERDSDRERLRQTDRERLTDRQTERDGEREAARERDRERDRDRERQIDRERDRDRERQIDRHSNRQRDRGRERQRETETERQRERQRERQRETDRQRERQQERETERETERERETDRQRERGKERETERDRQSDRETKRDRQRERARETERETERETERERETDRQRERGKERETERDRQSDRETKRDRQRERARETERETKRERDRQTERDRERQRDIERQRDRERETDRERQRETDRERARETERDTKRETDRQRETERDRETERQRERERDKGRERETERERERQRERARESERDRERQKDRERERDRERERQRERGKESERETVGARKRQRERDRARVKKRVRDRQRER from the exons ATGGAAGGAggggcagcagtggaggggggactCGTCCTCTCCCACAACCCACACTCTATCTCCGGAGCCCTCCCCGACG gagagagagacagcgatagagagagactgagacagacagacagagagagactgacagatagacaaacagagagagacggagagagagaggcagcgagagagagagacagagagagagacagagacagagagagacagatagacagagagagagacagagacagagagagacagatagacagacatagtaatagacagagagacagagggagagagagacagagagagacagagacagagagacagagagagagacagagagagagacagagagagacagacagacagagagagagacagcaagagagagagacagagagagagacagagagagagagagagacagacagacagagagagagaggcaaagagagagagacagagagagacagacagagcgatagagagacaaagagagacagacagagagagagagcgagagagacagagagagagacagagagagagacagagagagagagagagacagacagacagagagagagaggcaaagagagagagacagagagagacagacagagcgatagagagacaaagagagacagacagagagagagagcgagagagacagagagagagacaaagagagagagagacagacagacagagagagacagagagagacagagagacatagagagacagagagacagagagagagagacagacagagagagacaaagagagacagacagagagagagcgagagagacagagagagatacaaagagagagacagacagacagagagagacagagagagacagagagacagagagacaaagggagagagagagagacaaagggagagagagagagacagagagagagagagagagacagcgagagagagcgagagagagcgagagagacagagagagacagaaagacagagagagagagagagacagagagagagagagacagagagagagagggaaagagagcgagagagagacagtgggagcgagaaagagacagagggagagagacagggccagagtgaaaaagagagtgagagacagacagagagagagatag
- the LOC137366319 gene encoding cell division control protein 42 homolog, whose protein sequence is MQTIKCVVVGDGAVGKTCLLISYTTNKFPSEYVPTVFDNYAVTVMIGGEPYTLGLFDTAGQEDYDRLRPLSYPQTDVFLVCFSVISPSSFENVREKWVPEIGHHCPKTAFLLIGTQIDLRDDPSTVEKLAKNKQKPIGSEAGEKLARELRAVKYVECSALTQRGLKNVFDEAILAALEPEKETRKRRCRVL, encoded by the exons ATGCAGACGATAAAATGCGTCGTGGTTGGCGACGGTGCGGTCGGAAAAACCTGCCTCCTCATCTCCTACACCACCAACAAGTTCCCCTCGGAGTACGTCCCGACG GTCTTCGACAACTACGCCGTGACGGTAATGATCGGAGGGGAGCCCTACACATTGGGACTATTCGACACTGCAG gTCAGGAGGACTACGATCGCCTACGGCCGCTCAGCTACCCTCAAACCGATGTCTTCCTTGTGTGCTTCTCAGTCATCTCGCCATCCTCGTTCGAGAACGTCAGAGAGAAG TGGGTCCCCGAGATCGGCCACCATTGTCCGAAGACGGCCTTCCTGCTAATCGGGACACAGATCGACCTCCGCGATGACCCTTCCACCGTCGAGAAGTTGGCCAAGAACAAGCAGAAGCCGATCGGCAGCGAGGCCGGGGAGAAGCTGGCTCGCGAGCTGAGGGCGGTGAAATACGTCGAGTGCTCGGCATTGACACAG cgagGTTTGAAGAACGTGTTTGATGAGGCAATTCTGGCCGCCCTGGAACCCGAGAAGGAGACACGGAAGCGGAGGTGTCGCGTCTTGTGA
- the LOC137366321 gene encoding octapeptide-repeat protein T2-like: RERERQRERERDRERETETEREKDRERERETARESERERERERETAREKDREREKETEGERYSERERERDSERERDRERERDSERERQRERERQRERERAERERERDSERERQRERDRGREIQRERARERERDSERERETERERQRERQRERERDRERERQRERQRERDTAREREREREREKDREREKDRERERDRERDSERERERQRERQRDRDRGGDRERQTERERE, encoded by the coding sequence agagagagagagagacagcgagagagagagagagacagagagagagagacagagacagagagagagaaagacagagagagagagagagagacagcgagagagagcgagagagagagagagagagagagagagacagcgagagagaaagacagagagagagagaaagagacagagggagagagatacagcgagagagagagagagagagacagcgagagagagagagacagagagagagagagagacagcgagagagagagacagagagagagagagagacagcgagagagagagagagcagagagagagagagagagagacagcgagagagaaagacagagagagagagacagagggagagagatacagcgagagagagcgagagagagagagagagacagcgagagagagagagagacagagagagagagacagagagagagacagcgagagagagagagagacagagagagagaaagacagagagagagacagagggagagagatacagcgagagagagggagagagagagagagagagagaaagacagagagagagagaaagacagagagagagagagagacagagagagagacagcgagagagagagagagagacagagagagagacagagagacagagacagagggggagacagagagagacagacagagagagagagagaa